CTTTTGTAAATCTATTCAAGTTCGTTTACAACAAACGAAAAGCACACTTCTTTCACTTGATCAATTAAACTAATTGTCATTTCGTTTTACACTGATTTCTGACATAGTTTAGTcctactcaaaaaaaaaaaaaataaaagcagtaCCAAGGATCAATCCTCAACAATTACATAAGATGcacacaaatttatttttgtcttatagtgaaaatagaaaattacaAATGGAGCGCAATTAAGTAAGACGGCGTATCGAAATACTGGACTTGCGCTTCTCGTGCTCCACATTGTAAAGGGTTTTGGTCAGCTCGGCACTGGTCTTCTTCATGGCCTGAATGTGGCTGCGCCGTGCCTTGATGTCGGCCACGCACTGGTCGTAGTCGTACATCAGGGCCACCTTGAAGAGCAGCCCGCCCTTGGCCTCCAGCTTGGCGCGCTTGGTCTTCAGCTTGGCGTGCTCCAATTGGAGCCGGGTCAGCTCCTGGCGCAGCCGGTTCCGCCGCTCGAACCGAACGTCGTACTCGCTCCTGGCCGTCTTCAGCATATAGGCGATCATGTCCCGCTTCTCCCGGACGCACGTCTCCTCGATCATCGACTTCTTGTAGTTTGACTGCATGACCGAAACATCCTtgcacttttctgcaaagtgttttgttattaatattgtgcattttaattgaaacaaGGTATACATATGCGTGaagcttatttttttgttgtaaatttaacATGTTTTCTTTGCAATGTTTATACTttcaaataactttaaatgtagatttcaaattttatatttttaggcacgtttttaatttacttctATAATTTAGTCTGTGAATTTGTGGtcaaatgttattaaatttgtttctttttataaaagtatgtatttaatcaaaatacatatatattttatcacACAACTCACCCTCTAGTTGTTTGCCCAATTGAATAATGGATTCGTTGGCGCACAGCATTTGAGAAATTGTTAAAGTGTCGGTGATCTTCTCAAAATTCGTTACTTTCTGTGGGGGATAGATAAACATTATGTTATGGTCTAACCATTTAAACTCTTAGCTGAAAATGATGTaaggaaaattacaaaaatgttattctGAAGGAGTATGATCAAAGAATctttagaaataatataatattattaataaagatTATTTGTGTATTGATTTCAAAAACAGATCTCCCTTAAAGAAGATAAAATCGGTTTGTTGCTGTACCTGCCACATCATCGTAGATGCCAAGATCATTTTTACACACCCACCTCATCGACAAATGCCAGGTTGTGCAGGTTCAGGTTGAGTTCGTGGCGCTTCTCGCTGACCTGGTTGCGCAGATCCTGCATGCGCCTGAGATCGTTGTCCAGGGCGCGCTTCAGCCGATCCATGTCCCGCCGGATGAGGGTCTTGCGCATGAATCCCTCCAGGCGCTGCTCCTCGTTGAAGGCGAGCCTGGCCAGCGAGTTGAGCTCCAGCATCGCGCGTGACACGGTGTGGCCATGCTTGATCTTGACCATCTTCACCCGCTCCACCAGGCTGTCGACCTGGTTGAGCGTGTGGCTATAACGCGAGAACTCCTGAAAGGCATCCTCTGGCGGCAGCACCTGGAAATTGTTGAACTTGCGAATGCGTCGAAAGTATTCGCAGACGGCATTGTTTATCAAGGAGTTCTGGTGCCTCTCGCAATTGTATTCGTCCACCAGGCGTTGCAGTTCCACCAGCATCTTGCCCTTGTCCAGTTTCAGCTCCCTGTTCCTGTCGTTGTTCTCCACATTGGCCACCACGGTGGCGATTAGATTCTCCAGGAAATCGGCAGTGAGGCGATACCAGAAGGGCTCCTCGATCGGGATCGTCACTTCCGGCTGCGCATCGACATCCGCTGCCACGGCCACGGCGAACATGGCCATGGTGTCCACTTCGTCACCGATGACCACCTGCTTGGCCCCCGGACCCAGTTC
This genomic window from Drosophila gunungcola strain Sukarami chromosome 3R, Dgunungcola_SK_2, whole genome shotgun sequence contains:
- the LOC128265979 gene encoding uncharacterized protein LOC128265979, with the protein product MAENPPEQVPPEVPVEEASAGEDFSQMVATVAEEAAQGQEESDHAAVTGDVSEGDEGETVEPGIDGEIPEEGDQALAKPQGLVPSDDRKREKLLKVKKMLEKDKAATLPTTPATPATPAKLDEEQDDEPKENYQRDSVQVYQSLESGGEESADDFEDIKLILNEKVPSPDEEMEQFEDDVESVASVETPRPRLGMSLKTEFLREFESLPSISDISLDPEPQSEPEPEPLADVQKKSYSSPDAGHFGEGTENAEEGESKSSSSSRDDSTAAVAVAESDEESDGSVMLDDLPEELGPGAKQVVIGDEVDTMAMFAVAVAADVDAQPEVTIPIEEPFWYRLTADFLENLIATVVANVENNDRNRELKLDKGKMLVELQRLVDEYNCERHQNSLINNAVCEYFRRIRKFNNFQVLPPEDAFQEFSRYSHTLNQVDSLVERVKMVKIKHGHTVSRAMLELNSLARLAFNEEQRLEGFMRKTLIRRDMDRLKRALDNDLRRMQDLRNQVSEKRHELNLNLHNLAFVDEKVTNFEKITDTLTISQMLCANESIIQLGKQLEEKCKDVSVMQSNYKKSMIEETCVREKRDMIAYMLKTARSEYDVRFERRNRLRQELTRLQLEHAKLKTKRAKLEAKGGLLFKVALMYDYDQCVADIKARRSHIQAMKKTSAELTKTLYNVEHEKRKSSISIRRLT